Proteins from a genomic interval of Zingiber officinale cultivar Zhangliang chromosome 2A, Zo_v1.1, whole genome shotgun sequence:
- the LOC122043509 gene encoding aspartic proteinase nepenthesin-1-like — MELRVGTPPFSILAIADTGTDLIWGSTASPAPSATNSQASSKVIFGCAAVVAGSKVTTPMTVEGTFFVLRLEEIIVDGAGSVPVPPSAPGLRTGNIIIGSGTTINFLPAGVLSSLVQEVSRVVSLPKATDPDGTLPLCFTVTGEPDRQKLPCITFKFAGEASVRLTPKTMFMDEVSFDGLMVCLAVADSGFSTPIFGNTAQQNLHGYDLDILTVSFASVDCTEV, encoded by the exons ATGGAGCTTCGTGTCGGCACGCCGCCGTTCTCCATCCTGGCCATCGCTGACACCGGCACCGACCTCATCTGGGGATCAACTGCGTCCCCTGCACCAAGCGCGACAA ACTCGCAGGCCAGCAGCAAAGTCATCTTCGGCTGCGCGGCCGTGGTCGCCGGAAGCAAGGTCACCACCCCGATGACGGTGGAAGGTACCTTCTTCGTCCTCCGGCTAGAAGAGATCATAGTCGACGGTGCCGGATCGGTCCCAGTCCCACCTTCCGCCCCTGGATTAAGGACAGGCAACATCATCATCGGCTCCGGCACCACCATAAACTTCTTGCCCGCCGGCGTGCTCTCTAGTTTGGTGCAGGAGGTGTCGAGGGTGGTCAGCCTGCCCAAGGCTACTGATCCCGACGGAACTCTGCCGCTGTGCTTCACGGTGACCGGCGAGCCTGACAGGCAAAAGTTACCGTGTATCACGTTCAAGTTCGCCGGAGAGGCGTCGGTGAGGCTGACCCCGAAGACAATGTTCATGGACGAAGTGTCCTTCGACGGACTGATGGTTTGCCTCGCGGTGGCGGATTCTGGCTTCAGCACGCCGATATTTGGTAACACGGCTCAGCAAAATTTACACGGGTACGATCTCGATATCCTGACAGTATCCTTCGCTAGTGTTGATTGCACCGAGGTTTAG